The following proteins are encoded in a genomic region of Hoeflea phototrophica DFL-43:
- a CDS encoding formate--tetrahydrofolate ligase: MAEYKSDIEIARAANKKPIMEIGARLGIPELDLVPYGHDKAKVSADFISRQSDKPNGKLILVTAINPTPAGEGKTTTTVGLGDGLNRIGKKAMICIREASLGPNFGMKGGAAGGGMAQVVPMEEMNLHFTGDFHAITSAHNLLSAMIDNHIYWGNELEIDARRVVWRRVMDMNDRALRDIVVSLGGVANGFPRQTGFDITVASEVMAILCLAKDLDDLQQRLGSIVVAYRRDKTPIHCRDIKADGAMTVLLKDAMQPNLVQTLENNPAFVHGGPFANIAHGCNSVVATTTALKLADYVVTEAGFGADLGAEKFFDIKCRKAGLKPDAAVIVATVRAMKMNGGVKKDDLAAENVAAVEQGCANLGRHVENVKKFGIPVVVAINHFVTDTEAEVQAVKDYVATLGTEAILCKHWAQGSTGIEDLAHKVVELADSGEANFAPLYPDEMLLFEKIETVAKSIYHAGEVSAEKSVREQLKQWEAQGYGNLPICMAKTQYSFSTDPNQRGAPSGHTVPVREVRLSAGAGFIVVITGEIMTMPGLPRVPSSEKIHLNDQGQIEGLF, encoded by the coding sequence ATGGCCGAGTACAAATCCGATATCGAGATCGCGCGGGCGGCGAACAAGAAGCCGATCATGGAGATTGGGGCCAGGCTTGGCATCCCGGAGCTGGACCTGGTGCCCTATGGCCACGACAAGGCCAAGGTGTCAGCAGACTTCATCTCACGGCAGTCAGACAAGCCCAACGGCAAGCTGATCCTGGTCACCGCGATCAACCCAACGCCTGCGGGCGAGGGCAAGACCACCACCACGGTGGGGCTTGGCGACGGGCTCAACCGCATCGGCAAGAAGGCCATGATCTGCATCCGCGAAGCCTCGCTGGGGCCGAACTTCGGCATGAAGGGCGGGGCAGCCGGCGGGGGGATGGCGCAAGTTGTGCCGATGGAGGAGATGAACCTGCATTTCACCGGCGATTTCCACGCCATCACCAGCGCGCACAATCTGCTCTCGGCGATGATCGACAACCACATCTACTGGGGCAACGAGCTGGAGATCGATGCGCGCCGGGTGGTCTGGCGGCGGGTGATGGACATGAATGACCGGGCGCTCAGGGACATCGTGGTCAGTCTTGGTGGCGTCGCCAACGGCTTCCCGCGCCAGACCGGGTTCGACATCACGGTCGCATCGGAAGTGATGGCGATCCTGTGCCTGGCGAAGGACCTTGATGATCTGCAGCAGCGGCTGGGGTCGATCGTTGTGGCCTATCGCCGCGACAAGACGCCGATCCATTGCCGCGACATCAAGGCCGATGGCGCGATGACGGTGCTGCTCAAGGACGCGATGCAGCCCAATCTGGTGCAAACGCTCGAAAACAATCCGGCCTTCGTGCATGGCGGGCCGTTTGCCAACATTGCGCATGGCTGCAACTCAGTGGTGGCAACAACCACGGCTCTGAAGCTTGCCGACTACGTGGTGACGGAGGCCGGTTTCGGAGCGGATCTGGGGGCCGAGAAATTCTTTGACATCAAGTGCCGCAAGGCCGGTCTCAAGCCCGATGCGGCGGTGATCGTTGCCACTGTGCGGGCAATGAAGATGAATGGCGGCGTCAAGAAGGATGATCTGGCTGCCGAGAATGTTGCGGCCGTCGAGCAGGGCTGCGCCAATCTCGGCCGTCACGTGGAGAACGTGAAGAAATTCGGCATACCGGTGGTGGTTGCGATCAACCACTTCGTCACTGACACGGAGGCGGAAGTCCAGGCGGTGAAGGATTACGTCGCGACGCTGGGAACCGAAGCGATCCTGTGCAAGCACTGGGCGCAGGGCTCGACAGGCATCGAGGATCTCGCCCACAAGGTGGTGGAACTGGCGGATTCGGGCGAGGCAAATTTCGCGCCGCTCTATCCCGACGAGATGCTGTTGTTTGAAAAGATCGAAACCGTCGCCAAATCGATCTACCACGCAGGCGAGGTGTCAGCGGAGAAATCCGTGCGGGAGCAGCTCAAGCAATGGGAAGCCCAGGGCTACGGCAACTTGCCGATCTGCATGGCCAAGACGCAGTATTCGTTCTCGACCGATCCGAATCAGCGAGGCGCGCCATCGGGCCACACGGTGCCGGTTCGCGAAGTGCGGCTGTCGGCGGGTGCGGGGTTCATCGTCGTCATCACCGGCGAAATCATGACCATGCCAGGACTGCCAAGGGTTCCATCTTCGGAAAAGATCCACCTCAATGACCAGGGGCAGATCGAGGGGCTGTTCTAG
- a CDS encoding DUF1868 domain-containing protein, translated as MHDDPRPDFLRNFCGKGQGPKPERLGIRLDESGTFLSEPGNTVVCHVVPDSPTQRAMIKVRDRLRELDRNGHFAWTPVSSYHMTVFNGVIESQREQDHWPAELALEASIADTTHYLMPRLTGARPAAPFSVKLDRITPFGLRVSGATSGDQEIIKDFRERLAQRFGYRKPDHDSYGLHLTMAYIVRWLPSEAVETYLPALQQMTAAFQAEIPVLELGPADFCTFENMNHFEPVLRLS; from the coding sequence ATGCACGACGACCCAAGACCCGACTTCCTTCGAAATTTCTGCGGCAAAGGCCAAGGACCCAAGCCTGAAAGGCTGGGCATCAGACTTGACGAGAGCGGCACATTTCTGTCCGAACCAGGCAACACCGTGGTCTGCCATGTCGTGCCGGATTCTCCCACGCAAAGGGCCATGATCAAGGTTCGCGATCGTTTGCGCGAGCTGGATAGAAACGGTCATTTTGCCTGGACACCCGTGTCGAGCTATCACATGACCGTTTTCAACGGTGTGATTGAAAGCCAGCGTGAACAAGATCACTGGCCTGCGGAATTGGCGCTTGAGGCCTCAATCGCAGACACCACGCATTATCTGATGCCCCGCCTGACCGGCGCACGGCCGGCCGCGCCTTTCAGCGTCAAGCTCGACCGGATTACGCCGTTCGGTCTTCGGGTTTCCGGCGCAACAAGCGGTGACCAGGAGATCATCAAGGATTTCCGCGAGCGGCTTGCTCAGCGCTTCGGATACCGCAAGCCAGACCATGACAGCTATGGCCTGCATCTCACGATGGCCTACATTGTCCGCTGGCTGCCAAGCGAAGCGGTCGAGACCTATCTGCCGGCCCTGCAGCAGATGACCGCCGCGTTTCAGGCCGAGATCCCGGTCCTGGAGCTGGGCCCCGCCGATTTCTGCACCTTTGAGAACATGAACCATTTCGAACCGGTGCTCAGATTGAGCTGA
- the putA gene encoding bifunctional proline dehydrogenase/L-glutamate gamma-semialdehyde dehydrogenase PutA, protein MIDASTSHSLTAFHAPHAADDDRLIRSFSEQLRFSAAQNQAIDARASTLINAIRAESGQIGGVDDFLREYGLSTREGLALMVLAEALLRVPDALTQDRLIEDKLKEGGWSEHETHGDTWFVSASAWALGMSARVIKPGETPEGVMRGLVKRMGMPTVRSATRQAMRFLGHHFVLGETIEDALGRAAKNEARGYRHSYDMLGEGARTLADAKRYFKSYADAIAAIGKSADKVSAGRKLPDRPGISVKLSALHPRYLPTHRDQVLAELVPDVVRLAQMAKAHDLNFTIDAEEVDRLELSLDVIDQAFGDPSLAGWDGFGLAIQAYQKRAPQVIDHIAGLCRKHGRRMMVRLVKGAYWDTEIKRAQERGLEGYAVFTRKAATDLSYLACAQQMLDLRDVLFPQFATHNALTVATIIEMAQDRSGFEFQRLHGMGDVVYESLNKSNDRVPCRIYAPVGGYRDLLAYLVRRLLENGANSSFVAVAGDRKVPVADLLVRPDAKLGLSEGHSARNSQIPLPLAIYPDRANSRGIEFGDRFQLESLIAGMERSTARVEAGPLAPGLTGGKVQDITSPSDPSNIVGTVRFTDPKDVDKAIDAALKGFRSWSRMEPQRRAAALDKAADLLEERRDRFMALLSAEAGKTLDDGIAEIREAVDFLRYYAARSREMFGGMVPMPGPTGEENRLGWRGRGVFVCISPWNFPLAIFLGQVSAGLAAGNAVIAKPAEQTPLVAHEAVQLLHEAGVPKDVLMCLPGAGDVGAALTSHPKIGGVAFTGSTETARAINRTLAAKDGPIVPFIAETGGLNAMIVDATALAEQVADDVVMSAFRSAGQRCSALRLLFVQDDVADHMLEMIEGAARELKLGNAASPSTDIGPVIDQAQRDMLADHVSTISKSQKLVYAGEAPKAGLFFAPHIVELKDAAALDREIFGPVLHVVRYKAKKLDTVLDAVDATGFGLTLGVHSRIEATVRKVIDRLDTGNVYINRNMIGAVVGTQPFGGSGLSGTGFKAGGPHYLMRFAVEQAVSVNTAAAGGNAGLIAMGDG, encoded by the coding sequence ATGATCGACGCAAGCACAAGCCATAGCCTGACCGCATTTCACGCGCCGCACGCGGCGGATGATGACCGGTTGATCCGCAGTTTTAGCGAGCAACTGCGCTTTTCCGCGGCGCAAAATCAGGCGATCGATGCCAGGGCTTCAACGTTGATCAACGCGATCCGCGCGGAGTCCGGTCAGATTGGCGGAGTCGACGACTTTCTGCGCGAATACGGGCTTTCGACGCGTGAAGGCCTGGCGCTGATGGTGCTGGCGGAAGCGCTGCTTCGGGTTCCCGATGCGCTGACGCAGGACAGGCTGATTGAGGACAAGCTCAAGGAAGGCGGCTGGAGCGAGCATGAGACCCATGGCGATACATGGTTTGTGTCCGCATCCGCCTGGGCGCTTGGCATGTCGGCACGGGTGATCAAGCCCGGTGAGACGCCTGAAGGTGTGATGCGGGGCCTGGTCAAGCGCATGGGCATGCCCACTGTGCGCAGTGCGACCCGTCAGGCAATGCGGTTTCTGGGGCATCATTTCGTGCTTGGCGAGACCATCGAGGATGCGCTTGGCCGTGCCGCCAAGAATGAAGCCCGCGGCTATCGCCATTCCTATGACATGCTGGGCGAAGGGGCCCGGACCCTGGCTGACGCAAAGCGCTATTTCAAATCCTATGCCGATGCGATTGCGGCCATCGGCAAGTCGGCGGACAAGGTGTCTGCCGGGCGCAAGCTGCCTGACCGCCCGGGCATCTCGGTCAAGCTGTCGGCACTGCACCCGCGTTACCTCCCCACCCATCGCGATCAGGTGCTGGCCGAACTGGTGCCGGACGTGGTCCGCCTGGCGCAGATGGCCAAGGCGCATGATCTCAATTTTACCATCGATGCCGAAGAGGTCGACCGGCTGGAGCTCTCGCTCGATGTGATCGACCAGGCCTTTGGAGATCCGTCCCTGGCTGGCTGGGACGGGTTTGGCCTGGCAATCCAGGCCTATCAGAAGCGTGCCCCGCAGGTGATCGATCACATTGCCGGCCTGTGCCGCAAACACGGCCGGCGGATGATGGTGCGGCTGGTCAAGGGCGCCTATTGGGACACCGAGATCAAGCGCGCCCAGGAACGCGGTCTCGAGGGCTATGCGGTCTTTACCCGCAAGGCTGCGACGGACCTGTCCTATCTCGCCTGCGCGCAGCAGATGCTCGATCTGCGCGACGTGCTGTTCCCGCAATTCGCCACCCACAATGCGCTGACCGTCGCCACCATCATCGAAATGGCCCAGGACCGCAGCGGCTTCGAATTCCAGCGGCTGCACGGCATGGGCGACGTCGTCTATGAGAGCCTCAACAAGAGCAATGATCGGGTGCCGTGCCGGATCTACGCGCCGGTGGGCGGCTATCGTGATCTGCTGGCCTATCTGGTGCGCCGTCTGCTGGAGAACGGGGCGAACTCCTCCTTTGTGGCGGTTGCCGGCGACCGCAAGGTGCCCGTCGCGGATCTTCTGGTGCGGCCGGATGCGAAACTGGGCCTGAGCGAGGGCCATTCCGCCCGCAACAGCCAGATCCCGCTGCCGCTGGCGATCTATCCCGACCGGGCGAATTCGCGCGGCATCGAATTCGGCGACCGGTTCCAGCTGGAATCGCTGATTGCCGGGATGGAACGCTCAACGGCGCGTGTCGAGGCGGGGCCGCTGGCACCGGGTCTGACGGGCGGCAAGGTTCAGGACATCACCTCACCATCGGATCCCTCCAACATCGTTGGCACGGTGCGTTTCACCGATCCCAAGGACGTCGACAAGGCCATTGACGCGGCTCTCAAGGGATTCAGGAGCTGGTCCCGCATGGAGCCGCAGCGCCGTGCCGCCGCTCTCGACAAGGCAGCCGATCTGCTCGAGGAGCGCCGTGACCGGTTCATGGCGCTGCTCTCGGCGGAAGCCGGCAAGACGCTTGATGATGGCATTGCCGAAATCCGCGAGGCGGTTGATTTTCTCCGGTATTATGCGGCGCGGTCGCGCGAGATGTTTGGCGGGATGGTTCCAATGCCCGGGCCAACGGGCGAGGAGAACCGGCTCGGCTGGCGTGGGCGTGGCGTGTTCGTGTGTATTTCGCCCTGGAACTTCCCGCTGGCGATCTTTCTGGGCCAGGTCTCGGCGGGGCTTGCCGCCGGCAATGCGGTGATCGCCAAGCCGGCGGAACAGACGCCGCTGGTCGCGCATGAAGCCGTGCAATTGCTGCACGAGGCGGGCGTGCCCAAGGATGTGCTGATGTGCCTGCCAGGCGCGGGCGATGTCGGAGCGGCACTGACCTCGCATCCAAAGATCGGCGGCGTGGCCTTTACCGGTTCGACCGAAACGGCACGTGCCATCAACCGCACGCTGGCCGCCAAGGATGGACCGATCGTGCCTTTCATTGCCGAGACCGGCGGGCTCAACGCGATGATCGTCGACGCCACCGCGCTGGCCGAACAGGTGGCCGACGATGTGGTGATGTCGGCCTTCCGCTCCGCCGGACAGCGCTGCTCGGCGCTCAGGCTGCTGTTTGTCCAGGACGATGTCGCCGATCACATGCTCGAGATGATCGAGGGGGCCGCGCGCGAGCTCAAACTTGGCAATGCTGCCAGCCCCTCGACCGACATCGGGCCGGTGATCGATCAAGCCCAACGCGACATGCTGGCTGACCATGTTTCAACGATCAGCAAGAGCCAGAAGCTGGTCTATGCCGGCGAGGCGCCGAAAGCGGGTTTGTTCTTTGCGCCGCATATCGTCGAGCTCAAGGATGCGGCAGCACTTGACCGTGAGATATTCGGACCGGTGCTGCATGTGGTGCGCTACAAGGCCAAGAAGCTTGATACGGTGCTTGATGCCGTCGACGCCACCGGCTTCGGCCTGACCCTCGGTGTCCATTCGCGCATCGAGGCAACCGTGCGGAAGGTCATCGACCGGCTCGACACCGGCAATGTCTACATCAACCGCAACATGATTGGCGCCGTGGTCGGCACCCAGCCGTTCGGCGGGTCGGGCCTGTCAGGCACCGGCTTCAAGGCCGGCGGCCCGCATTACCTGATGCGGTTTGCGGTCGAGCAGGCGGTTTCGGTCAATACTGCGGCGGCGGGCGGCAATGCCGGGCTGATTGCGATGGGTGACGGGTGA
- a CDS encoding helix-turn-helix transcriptional regulator has translation MKFNEDLFQRLKTATTEHELAVSLQALTSEFDFRFFSIFDIPATFSDRLSKHIRLSNLPSEYIEEYDSLNLLSNSSVFAMLRQSTAPMTRFLDLAVKERPTEEQQVMRAVFEKHNMTMGVYFPVHGSNGRRAAMAFYGTRPALSFAETGVLGLCVLHAFDAYSKMTNKTGTKANGITTRELEVLHWAANGKTSTEIAAILSLSDHTVNTYMNSAMRKLDCVNRTQLVAKALRLHLIS, from the coding sequence ATGAAATTCAACGAAGACCTTTTTCAGAGGTTGAAAACAGCAACGACGGAACACGAGCTCGCGGTCTCGCTGCAGGCATTGACATCTGAATTCGATTTCAGATTCTTCTCGATCTTTGACATTCCTGCGACCTTCAGCGACCGTTTGTCCAAGCATATAAGACTGTCCAATCTGCCCTCCGAATACATCGAGGAATACGACTCGCTCAACCTTTTGAGCAACTCGTCAGTCTTTGCCATGCTTAGGCAGTCAACCGCACCAATGACGCGGTTCCTTGATCTTGCCGTCAAGGAGCGGCCGACCGAGGAACAGCAGGTCATGAGGGCGGTGTTTGAAAAACATAACATGACGATGGGCGTATACTTCCCCGTCCATGGATCCAATGGCCGCCGGGCAGCGATGGCTTTTTATGGAACTCGCCCCGCATTGTCCTTCGCAGAAACCGGTGTACTGGGTCTTTGCGTGCTTCATGCCTTTGACGCCTATTCCAAAATGACCAACAAGACCGGCACAAAGGCCAACGGCATAACCACACGCGAACTTGAGGTCCTGCACTGGGCGGCCAACGGAAAAACCTCCACAGAAATCGCGGCGATCCTGTCCCTGTCAGACCATACCGTCAACACCTACATGAACAGCGCCATGCGCAAGCTCGACTGCGTCAACCGCACCCAGCTTGTTGCCAAGGCGCTCAGGCTTCACCTGATCAGCTGA
- a CDS encoding DUF6638 family protein, which yields MKLLADNELIYGRLLPISEPHLVGRYNKALKAFGLPQTALEHFRIDMTGFSPEIAEELDDRDYLDPNGVNRRFVILTPEQEHLPVVHTQFSNTAGLMHQFFDGNRRVVHAITIKDALFGEIEDPIAIVTGVEDLLAIEEVRFRVLSAEDMLGKASELRGLVDRLKSSRDGWRDDDMLNRMVALARETGDIRQNALVPDKLVFEHTSYWANHFGGVFIFRDDRTTTVICNNQAPGFRRSRPWEVSYIDIADHARIFEYLSKSGRLQLPRASWVEPSGFFEHRAEMAIFDLIGKVDPDVDLSRADKIWLQTWMHRNAGLIAEQGVYPFLQEMIREISATGQIKMGEVRSDRRLLLCRAAPAHKDQWLINRLLARLAPFDFVSRFVFDKQGFYEAYDGYSEGYRAHVVKVLSDTYLKDKAALRARLYGLEGNQDNA from the coding sequence ATGAAACTTCTCGCCGACAATGAGTTGATTTACGGTCGCCTGCTGCCGATCAGCGAGCCGCATCTGGTCGGCCGTTACAACAAGGCGCTGAAGGCTTTTGGCCTTCCTCAGACGGCCCTTGAGCATTTCCGCATCGACATGACCGGCTTCTCGCCGGAGATCGCCGAAGAGCTTGATGACCGGGACTATCTTGATCCCAACGGAGTGAACCGGCGGTTTGTGATTCTTACACCGGAGCAGGAACACCTGCCGGTGGTGCACACCCAGTTTTCCAACACTGCCGGACTGATGCACCAGTTCTTCGACGGCAACCGCCGGGTCGTGCATGCGATCACCATCAAGGACGCCTTGTTCGGCGAGATCGAGGATCCCATCGCCATCGTGACCGGCGTCGAGGATCTGCTTGCAATCGAGGAGGTCCGTTTCCGTGTCTTGTCGGCCGAGGACATGCTTGGCAAGGCGTCCGAGTTGCGCGGACTGGTGGACCGTCTGAAGAGCTCGCGGGATGGTTGGCGCGATGACGACATGCTTAACCGCATGGTGGCGTTGGCGCGCGAAACCGGCGACATCCGGCAGAACGCGCTGGTGCCAGACAAGCTGGTGTTTGAGCACACCTCCTATTGGGCCAATCATTTTGGCGGCGTGTTCATCTTCCGCGATGACCGCACCACAACGGTGATCTGCAACAATCAGGCGCCAGGCTTCCGCCGCTCCCGGCCATGGGAGGTGAGCTATATCGATATTGCCGATCATGCCCGCATCTTCGAATACCTCTCCAAGAGCGGGCGGCTGCAATTGCCACGGGCATCCTGGGTCGAACCCTCCGGCTTCTTCGAGCACCGTGCCGAGATGGCGATCTTCGATCTTATCGGCAAGGTCGATCCGGATGTGGATCTGAGCCGTGCGGACAAGATCTGGTTGCAAACCTGGATGCATCGCAACGCGGGTCTGATCGCCGAGCAGGGGGTCTATCCGTTCCTGCAGGAAATGATCCGCGAGATATCGGCCACCGGGCAGATCAAGATGGGTGAGGTGCGTTCCGATCGCCGGCTGCTGTTGTGCCGTGCTGCCCCCGCCCATAAGGACCAGTGGCTGATCAACCGCTTGCTAGCGCGGCTGGCGCCGTTTGATTTCGTTTCGCGCTTTGTTTTTGACAAGCAAGGCTTCTATGAAGCCTATGACGGATATTCCGAGGGTTATCGGGCCCATGTTGTGAAGGTGCTGTCGGACACCTATCTGAAGGACAAGGCGGCGCTCAGGGCGCGGCTCTACGGACTTGAAGGAAACCAGGACAATGCTTGA
- a CDS encoding Lrp/AsnC ligand binding domain-containing protein: MKTIDRIDRKILRAVQDDGRLTNLELAEKISLSPTATAERLKRLGRDGYITGYMARLSASMLDRGMLVFVEVKLDRTTPDVFDAFADAVRRSDDVMECHMVAGGFDYLVKARVKGMDAYRAFLSDVILSLPGVRETHTYPVMEEVKSTGKIPV, from the coding sequence ATGAAGACAATTGATCGAATTGACCGCAAGATTCTCCGCGCTGTTCAAGACGATGGCCGGCTGACCAACCTCGAACTGGCCGAAAAGATCAGCCTGTCGCCGACCGCTACTGCGGAGAGGCTGAAACGGCTTGGACGTGATGGCTACATCACCGGGTACATGGCACGTCTCTCAGCCTCCATGCTTGACCGCGGCATGCTCGTCTTTGTGGAGGTCAAACTTGACCGCACCACACCGGATGTTTTCGACGCATTCGCGGATGCCGTGCGCAGATCCGACGATGTGATGGAATGCCATATGGTGGCCGGCGGCTTTGACTATCTGGTCAAAGCAAGAGTAAAAGGCATGGACGCCTACCGGGCTTTTCTTTCTGATGTGATCCTGTCGCTCCCGGGTGTTCGTGAAACACACACTTACCCTGTCATGGAGGAAGTAAAGAGCACTGGGAAAATACCAGTTTGA
- a CDS encoding extensin family protein: protein MQHSILVPLIVMVLAGAELTADIPIPVPKPKPVAETGTPEPAVKASPQVTITAPEGTEAALRSCESELETLGVDFERLEPVTGENGCGIASPYAITAIAHGVALKPATELRCETALSLARWVRDVAVPSARALPGSPRLRTINHGSTYVCRRRNNLPTGKMSEHSIGNAIDIVGFEFEGREPIGVTPRTGKGSFEEAFQRAVRAGACLHFTTVLGPGANASHDDHLHFDIARRRGGYRLCQ, encoded by the coding sequence TTGCAGCACTCGATTCTTGTTCCACTGATCGTCATGGTTCTGGCCGGAGCCGAACTCACCGCTGACATCCCGATCCCGGTCCCAAAGCCCAAGCCTGTGGCCGAGACCGGCACCCCTGAACCAGCCGTCAAGGCAAGCCCACAGGTAACGATCACGGCACCTGAGGGTACGGAGGCTGCTCTTCGAAGCTGCGAAAGCGAACTGGAAACGCTTGGCGTTGACTTTGAAAGACTTGAACCGGTCACCGGTGAAAACGGATGCGGCATTGCAAGCCCCTACGCCATCACGGCAATCGCTCACGGCGTCGCCCTGAAACCCGCCACCGAGCTGCGTTGTGAGACAGCCCTGTCACTGGCGCGATGGGTCAGAGATGTCGCTGTACCGTCAGCACGGGCACTTCCCGGCAGCCCGCGCTTGCGCACAATCAACCACGGGTCCACCTATGTCTGCCGGCGGCGCAACAACCTGCCCACCGGCAAGATGTCGGAACACTCCATCGGCAACGCCATCGACATAGTGGGCTTCGAGTTCGAAGGCCGCGAACCGATTGGAGTCACACCACGCACCGGCAAGGGCTCCTTCGAAGAGGCCTTCCAGCGCGCGGTTCGCGCCGGGGCCTGCCTGCATTTCACCACCGTGCTGGGCCCCGGCGCCAACGCCAGCCATGACGACCATCTCCATTTCGACATCGCCAGGCGCAGAGGCGGCTACCGGCTGTGCCAGTGA
- a CDS encoding DUF2333 family protein has protein sequence MLDPVIAFFERIFHAIGRGIGLVIAALLWPFVTMAGWYRRRGFILKAVVGGIIVLFAGLYGYFFWQSQIWSGFDPEYPAKREMIASTPGTATGNGTCAPSAMVSVTSDLIDFNVNQNAWTSSMILYKTGFFGIDWDHTPFFDNKAAFQRGVNQAIRRTTVEFVDTLGRVRGTSQVDGDLQDARGAMQFDEYTWYFGLNPFGPKTPTPSFYRSAIDDLQAFNDRLSTCNAIYDARADNLIQFLDRIASDVGSTSAILRDRSENFNAGWFDTRADDRFWFSYGQLYGYYGILKATREDFRDVVAQRNLGQLWDEMDGQLSSALKIQPFIISNGNESGWIMPTHLATMGFYVLRFRSKLVEIRGILDR, from the coding sequence ATGCTTGATCCCGTGATTGCCTTTTTCGAGCGCATTTTTCATGCCATCGGCCGCGGCATCGGTTTGGTGATCGCGGCGCTGCTCTGGCCATTTGTCACAATGGCCGGCTGGTACCGCAGGCGGGGTTTCATCCTCAAGGCTGTGGTTGGCGGGATCATCGTTCTTTTTGCGGGTCTTTACGGCTACTTCTTCTGGCAATCGCAGATCTGGAGCGGCTTTGATCCCGAATATCCGGCCAAGCGCGAGATGATTGCTTCAACACCAGGCACCGCGACCGGCAATGGGACATGCGCCCCCTCCGCGATGGTCTCGGTGACATCGGATCTGATCGACTTCAACGTCAACCAGAACGCCTGGACTTCCTCGATGATCCTCTACAAGACGGGCTTCTTCGGGATCGACTGGGATCACACGCCGTTCTTCGACAACAAGGCTGCATTTCAGCGCGGGGTGAATCAGGCGATCCGTCGTACGACGGTGGAATTTGTCGATACGCTCGGCCGCGTGCGCGGAACCAGTCAGGTCGATGGCGATTTGCAAGACGCCCGCGGCGCCATGCAGTTTGATGAATACACCTGGTATTTCGGGCTCAACCCGTTTGGACCGAAAACTCCGACACCCTCATTCTACCGTTCCGCAATCGACGATCTCCAGGCCTTTAACGATCGTCTTTCAACCTGCAACGCGATCTATGATGCGCGCGCGGACAACCTGATCCAGTTCCTTGACCGGATCGCCTCGGATGTCGGCTCGACATCCGCGATCCTCAGAGACCGGTCGGAGAATTTCAATGCCGGATGGTTCGACACCCGCGCAGATGACCGGTTCTGGTTCTCCTACGGGCAGCTCTACGGTTACTACGGCATCCTGAAAGCAACGCGCGAAGACTTCCGCGACGTGGTCGCCCAGCGAAACCTTGGGCAGCTGTGGGACGAGATGGACGGACAATTGTCTTCTGCGCTCAAGATCCAGCCCTTCATTATCTCCAATGGCAATGAGAGTGGCTGGATCATGCCGACGCATCTGGCAACCATGGGATTTTATGTGCTCAGGTTCCGCTCCAAACTGGTGGAAATCCGCGGCATTCTCGACCGCTGA